Proteins encoded within one genomic window of Arachis ipaensis cultivar K30076 chromosome B08, Araip1.1, whole genome shotgun sequence:
- the LOC107612340 gene encoding protein EPIDERMAL PATTERNING FACTOR 2-like codes for MSTLSLGTHKFFLVVIFLMLVSIGWSLRVIPNNVKLNNLQEEVAAIRNKKEEAKEDVVLEQSSTGSSIPDCSHACGPCFPCKRVMVSFKCSIAESCPIVYRCICKGKYYHVPSN; via the exons ATGAGCACTTTGTCACTTGGAACCCACAAGTTTTTCCTAGTTGTGATCTTCTTGATGTTGGTTTCCATTGGTTGGAGCCTTAGGGTGATTCCAAATAATG TTAAGTTGAATAACTTGCAAGAAGAGGTAGCAGCAATTAGAAATAAAAAG GAAGAAGCAAAGGAAGATGTTGTATTGGAACAGAGTTCAACTGGATCCTCCATACCAGATTGTTCCCATGCATGTGGACCATGTTTTCCTTGCAAGAGGGTTATGGTTAGTTTCAAGTGCTCAATTGCAGAGTCATGCCCTATAGTTTATAGATGCATTTGTAAAGGGAAATACTACCATGTACCTTCAAATTGA